Part of the Aquimarina sp. TRL1 genome, GTAGTATTTATCTTCAGACAGGAGTTGATGAATTGGTGGAACGGTTGTTTGGTGAAAAGAATAAACGCCCTCTGATAGCTCATCTGGATACCAAAGAGGCGTTACAAGATTTTATTAGAAAACATCTTTTCGAGCGCTCGTTTTATTATAATCAGGCAGCTTATAAGATTATTACAGATAAGAAGGCGCTGAATGATATTGTAGCAGAAATTCAGGCTATTTTAAAATAGCAATGTCATTGTCTCCCAAAGTAACTTCTACATGCTCGTGTAAGGATGTTGAGAGAGAGATTCCTTTAAAATCTGCTTTTATTGGGTATTTCTTATGATTTCTATTTACCAAAACAGCAGTTTTAAATTTAGATAGTGGTACATCCAAAAAATGCTTTACTCCGTATATCAATGCTGTTCCTGAATTTAATACATCGTCAGCAAGGACGACAGATTTATTTTTGTATGCTTCAGAGGATAGAGAGGTTACTACAGTATTCTGAGGAGATATTTTATCCATAGTAACCTCGCATAAGGTCACTTTGATATCAGATATTTCTTCCAGAACCTTTTTTAGTTTTTGAGCAAAAATAAACCCATTAACTTTGATTCCAGCAAGTATAATTTCTGTTTCATAGACGTTTGTCTCATATATTTGATATGCGATACGTCTTATTTTGTGC contains:
- a CDS encoding phosphoribosyltransferase family protein yields the protein MQSESNIILTHEQIQHKIRRIAYQIYETNVYETEIILAGIKVNGFIFAQKLKKVLEEISDIKVTLCEVTMDKISPQNTVVTSLSSEAYKNKSVVLADDVLNSGTALIYGVKHFLDVPLSKFKTAVLVNRNHKKYPIKADFKGISLSTSLHEHVEVTLGDNDIAILK